The genomic stretch ATGACAAAGCCGGTCAGTCTGATGGTGCTGAGTACAAACGCTTTGGTATCGCACCAAGTATTACTTTTGGCCTAGATACCCCAACCCGTGCAACCTTAAGCTATTATTATTTAAAATCGGATGATACCCCAGATTCAGGTATTCCCTATAACAATCCGTTTTCAGCGACAGACCCCAATGCTGGACTAAATGGTAATGGTAAACCAATCGATGTTGCACAAGGCAATTATTATGGTTGGAAAGATCGTGATTTCCAAAAACAAGAAAATCAAATCGGAACAATTAAGTTAGAGCATGACCTGACTGATGATCTTACCCTGAGTAATACAGCCGTTTACAGTAAGTCTAACAATGACTTTCTTTGGACGAACCCAGATGATTCTAAAGGTAATTTTTATAATAAAACCACGGGTCAGTTAAATGGCAATATCTGGCGTCGTGTTAACTCTCGCGTAGCCAATACGGATACGTTCACCGACCAGCTTGCGTTAGCAGGCAAGTTCAATACAGGTAAATTGCAACATCGTTTTAACTTAGGTGCTGAATATAGCGACCAAAAAACAGACCGCACCCAATATATTATTGATGGCTCAAATTCAACAGGTTCTAACCATAATCAGTGCAATGCTGCGGATATTGCATCAGGTTGGTGTACTTCAGTACAAAATCCGAGCAATCCAAATTGGGTGGGCTCGATTAGCACGACTGGAGCAGATCTATACAATATTCGATCTAAATCAACTGCGGTCTACTTTTTGGATAGTATTGAATTAGATCCTCAGTGGATATTAGATTTAGGACTTCGTTGGGATAGGTTTGATACAAAACAAACCATGACTTATGGGGCACGAAATAGTGCCGTTCTAGGTTCAACAACAACACCGCCAACAGCAAAAGCTGGCGACCAGATCAAACTTAAAAATGATAAAGATTTCATCAACTATCAAGCTGGCATAACATTTAAGCCCGTTGAGAATGGTGCGATCTATGCAAGTTATGCAACATCATCAAACCCTGTGGGTGTCGACGGTGGTGATGGTTCTGAAGGTATTACGGCTGCAATTAACAACCTAAAACCCGAAGAAGTCAAAACCTATGAAATTGGTACCAAGTGGGATGTACTGAACGATAAGTTAAACTTAACTGCTGCGATTTTCCGTACCGAAAAAGACAATACCCGTGCTACCGCAGAAGATGGCACTACTCGCAATATAGGTAAAACCCGTGTTGATGGTATTGAGATTGGTGCAAACGGTAATATCACAGAAAAATGGGCAGTATCTGCCGGTTATACCTATTTAGACAGTGAGCTTGTCGATGGTGGCTTTGTAAATACAGCAGCATCGGGTCAACCTGCCAACTATCAACCTAGTCCTAATAATGGCAAGCAAGTTCAAAATGTAGCGAAAAACAGCGCAACGCTTTGGACCACTTATCAAGTACTGCCAAAACTTAATTTAGGTGTAGGCGCATTGGCGATGGACAAAGTATATGGTAATGCAGCCAATACCAAGTGGGTGCCGGGCTATGTACGCTACGATGCGATGGCACGTTTCGATGTGAATAAAGAGGTGAATTTGCAGCTAAACGTCAATAACTTATCTGATAAACGCTATTTCAATAAAGCTTACTCTTCACACTATGCAACTGAAGCTGAAGGCCGCAGTGCAGTATTGTCATTAAACTTTAAATACTAAAATCTGTTCCATAAAATCCCATATTATTTTTATGGAATTAGATTTAAAATAGCCTCATGATGAGGCTATTTTTTCAATCATTCATTTTATAGGTGCAGTCATGATTCATCATATTCCAAATGTCCTGACGCCAGCACAGGTGCAATATTTTCGACAAGCGATGTCACAAGTTGAATGGGTCAATGGCAAAGTCACAGCAGGAACGCTTTCTGCGACTGTCAAACATAATCAGCAATTGCCTGAAGACCATCCGCTTACCCATGAACTCAGTACCATTATCTTGGAAGCAGTCGGTCAACATCCATTATTTCTATCTGCGGCAATTCCTTTAGACATCATCCCGCCCCTATTTAATCGCTATGAAAAAAGTGAATCCTTTGGCATGCATGTCGACAATGCCATTCGACGCATTCGAGGCAGCAATGAGCGTTTAAGAACTGATTTATCTTGTACTTTGTTTTTATCCGAACCTGAAGAATATGTGGGGGGCGAGCTCGTCATTGAAGACACTTATGGCTTTCATGAAGTTAAGTTACCAGCAGGAGACTTATTGCTCTACCCAGCCACCAGCTTACATGAAGTCACTGCGATTACAGAGGGTTGTAGAATTGCCTCATTCTTTTGGGTACAAAGTATGGTGCGTGATGATGCTGAACGACATCTGCTGTTTAACCTTGATCAGAGTATTCAAAACCTACGTCTCCAATTGGGCGATGCACATCTTGAAGTTATTAAACTAACCAATATGTATCATAATCTTATACGTAAATGGGCTGAGCTTTGATCTACTCGCCTGCACACTCAAGCGCATTGAAAAGACAAAAATATAATTTTCAGTTAGCAATTGACAGTACATGTTTAATGGCGTAATTTTATGTATATGAATAAATACCCATCTATTCTCGCCCTCCTCCCTTTAACAAGCGACTCCCTAAGCTTGTTCTTTATGCTGCGCCCCGCGCGCGCATAATAAAAACTGCCATTTTGGCTTCGACCCCATATTAAAGTTTGAAAGACTTATAAACAGATATAAATTTATATTTAGTTGCACGTTGCTTATACCTAAAATTTAAGCATGCGATGTGATCTAAGGAGTTCTGAAATGATGTTGGCTGATCCAAG from Acinetobacter pullicarnis encodes the following:
- a CDS encoding TonB-dependent receptor, whose product is MSFISARKKIVSSAIASSLTLITTHAIADEQQPTQLPTIYTNATQEQGLKVDQSANSKFTVPLLDVPKSVSVISQQLIEDTNVTSLSDALRNVPGITLGAGEGGNPNGDRPFIRGYNSESSMYVDGVRNSSSQNREMFAIEQVEVIKGSASTIGGAGGTGGSINMISKLAKAGDFVEGSVQGGTDDYQRITLDGNKDFGNGIAARVAVMGHHNDKAGQSDGAEYKRFGIAPSITFGLDTPTRATLSYYYLKSDDTPDSGIPYNNPFSATDPNAGLNGNGKPIDVAQGNYYGWKDRDFQKQENQIGTIKLEHDLTDDLTLSNTAVYSKSNNDFLWTNPDDSKGNFYNKTTGQLNGNIWRRVNSRVANTDTFTDQLALAGKFNTGKLQHRFNLGAEYSDQKTDRTQYIIDGSNSTGSNHNQCNAADIASGWCTSVQNPSNPNWVGSISTTGADLYNIRSKSTAVYFLDSIELDPQWILDLGLRWDRFDTKQTMTYGARNSAVLGSTTTPPTAKAGDQIKLKNDKDFINYQAGITFKPVENGAIYASYATSSNPVGVDGGDGSEGITAAINNLKPEEVKTYEIGTKWDVLNDKLNLTAAIFRTEKDNTRATAEDGTTRNIGKTRVDGIEIGANGNITEKWAVSAGYTYLDSELVDGGFVNTAASGQPANYQPSPNNGKQVQNVAKNSATLWTTYQVLPKLNLGVGALAMDKVYGNAANTKWVPGYVRYDAMARFDVNKEVNLQLNVNNLSDKRYFNKAYSSHYATEAEGRSAVLSLNFKY
- a CDS encoding Fe2+-dependent dioxygenase, whose protein sequence is MIHHIPNVLTPAQVQYFRQAMSQVEWVNGKVTAGTLSATVKHNQQLPEDHPLTHELSTIILEAVGQHPLFLSAAIPLDIIPPLFNRYEKSESFGMHVDNAIRRIRGSNERLRTDLSCTLFLSEPEEYVGGELVIEDTYGFHEVKLPAGDLLLYPATSLHEVTAITEGCRIASFFWVQSMVRDDAERHLLFNLDQSIQNLRLQLGDAHLEVIKLTNMYHNLIRKWAEL